A single region of the Ahaetulla prasina isolate Xishuangbanna chromosome 13, ASM2864084v1, whole genome shotgun sequence genome encodes:
- the FES gene encoding tyrosine-protein kinase Fes/Fps isoform X2 — protein MGFGLALGCPEGHSALLQLQESEVRLLEGLRKWMGQRAKSDREYAALLHQMHSLAGKQEGGRQPRLGGQIGQCWWSLVTQTEALSQALERHAEALLAGPLNTLALLIQDKQQLHRCYSEQWHQMNQDFIRTTQQEPERLRAQYRSHIRECAQAKRKYQEASKGKELEKAKDRYVRSLWKLYSLHNQYVLALRAAEVQHSLHYKQILPGLLQSLHGLLQETAQITKATLQEYASITSLVQEEMVAVHQAMVRAINRIQPATDYEEFLPTCRCEQQEMPGMVTFDRSLLEEAETEVLQEGQLQLNELTLESLQHTLTSLEEELISATESTDGHRRRVQMLETEIQNDKMAGNPGKRILLLGRQKSLHEACHLFHLALGTQEKLKAQRDLLQQKLDELGPLDPPPVPDLQGDRQSLSSGDTERDWGRTPPALEALKHHISGIFRPRVSPPPSLPQLPEVQKPLGQQTWYHGAIPRVEVQKLLQTNGDFLVRESQGKQEYVLSVLWDGQPRHLILQAADNLYRLEGEAFPTIPLLVDHFLKSRQPITKKSGIVLVKPIPKDKWVLDHEDIVLGQRIGQGNFGEVFSGFLRGSNTPVAVKFCRETLPNELKARFLQEAGILKQYSHPNIVRLIGVCTQKQPIYIVMELVKGGDFLTFLRNERAQLTAKELLKMMEDAAAGMEYLASKHCIHRDLAARNCLVTESNTLKISDFGMSREQVDGIYSSTSGMKQIPVKWTAPEALSYGRYSSESDVWSFGILLWEAFSLGATPYANMSNQQTRETVEKGIRLHAPDQCPEEVYQLMLKCWEYEPQKRPSFSTILQDLVVIQKKQR, from the exons ATGGGCTTCGGGCTGGCGCTCGGCTGCCCCGAGGGCCACAGCGCCCTGCTGCAGCTGCAGGAGTCGGAGGTGCGCCTGCTGGAGGGGCTGCGCAAATGGATGGGACAGCGGGCCAAGAGCGACCGGGAGTACGCGGCGTTGCTGCACCAGATGCACAGCCTGGCCGGCAAGCAGGAAGGCGGCCGGCAGCCCCGCCTCGGCGGCCAGATCGGCCAG TGCTggtggtccctggtgacccagaccGAGGCGCTGAGCCAAGCTCTGGAACGCCACGCAGAAGCCCTGCTGGCTGGACCCCTGAACACGCTGGCCCTGCTCATCCAAGACAAGCAGCAGCTGCACCGATGCTATAGTGAACAGTGGCATCAAATGAACCAGGATTTCATCCGG ACCACTCAACAAGAGCCTGAGCGCCTGAGAGCCCAGTACCGCAGCCACATCCGTGAGTGCGCACAGGCAAAGCGCAAATACCAGGAGGCCAGCAAAG GCAAGGAACTTGAGAAGGCCAAGGACAGGTATGTCCGCAGCCTCTGGAAGCTCTACTCCCTGCACAACCAGTACGTGCTAGCCCTGCGAGCTGCGGAGGTGCAGCACAGCCTTCACTATAAGCAGATCCTGCCTGGCCTCCTCCAGTCCCTGCATGGCCTTTTGCAGGAGACAGCCCAGATCAC GAAGGCAACCCTGCAAGAATATGCCAGCATCACAAGCCTGGTACAGGAGGAGATGGTGGCTGTGCACCAAGCCATGGTCAGGGCCATCAACCGCATCCAGCCGGCCACTGACTATGAAGAGTTCCTCCCCACTTGCAG GTGTGAGCAGCAGGAGATGCCAGGCATGGTGACTTTTGATAGGAGTTTGCTAGAGGAAGCCGAGACAGAGGTCTTGCAAGAGGGGCAGCTCCAGTTGAATGAACTCACCCTGGAAAGCCTGCAGCACAC GCTTACCTCCCTGGAGGAGGAACTGATCAGTGCCACAGAGAGCACTGATGGCCATCGCCGGCGTGTCCAGATGCTGGAAACTGAAATCCAGAATGATAAGATGGCAGGAAACCCAGGAAAACG CATCCTCCTCCTGGGAAGGCAGAAGTCCCTGCATGAAGCTTGCCACCTTTTCCATCTTGCTCTGGGCACTCAAGAAAAACTCAAGGCCCAAAGGGATTTGCTGCAACAGAAGCTGGATGAGCTGGGACCCCTGGACCCCCCACCTGTCCCAGATCTGCAGGGCGACCGGCAATCACTCTCTTCCGGG GACACTGAGCGAGATTGGGGCCGAACACCGCCAGCTTTGGAGGCCCTGAAGCATCACATCTCAGGCATTTTTCGTCCACGTGTCTCA CCGCCACCCTCTCTGCCGCAGCTCCCCGAGGTGCAGAAGCCCCTTGGGCAGCAGACCTGGTACCATGGCGCCATTCCCCGTGTGGAGGTACAGAAGCTTCTGCAGACCAATGGTGACTTCTTGGTGCGTGAGAGCCAAGGCAAACAGGAGTACGTCCTCTCAGTGCTGTGGGATGGGCAACCACGACACCTTATCCTGCAGGCTGCTGAT AATCTGTACCGCTTGGAGGGTGAGGCTTTCCCTACCATTCCGCTGCTGGTTGACCATTTCCTGAAGTCCAGGCAGCCCATCACGAAGAAAAGTGGCATTGTACTGGTCAAGCCCATCCCCAAG GACAAGTGGGTGTTGGACCATGAAGACATTGTGCTGGGGCAACGCATTGGGCAG GGCAACTTTGGAGAGGTCTTCAGTGGATTCTTGCGTGGCAGTAACACTCCAGTGGCTGTGAAATTCTGCCGTGAAACGCTTCCAAATGAGCTGAAGGCCCGGTTTCTGCAGGAGGCTGG AATCCTGAAGCAATATAGCCACCCCAATATTGTGCGGCTCATTGGAGTCTGTACTCAGAAGCAGCCAATCTACATTGTCATGGAGCTCGTAAAGG GAGGCGACTTCTTGACCTTCCTGCGCAATGAGAGGGCTCAGCTCACAGCCAAGGAGCTCCTGAAGATGATGGAAGATGCTGCCGCAGGGATGGAGTACCTGGCCAGCAAGCACTGCATCCACCG AGATCTGGCAGCACGGAACTGTTTGGTGACGGAAAGTAACACTCTGAAAATCAGCGATTTTGGGATGTCACGGGAACAAGTGGATGGCATTTACTCCTCCACGAGTGGAATGAAACAAATCCCTGTGAAGTGGACAGCTCCAGAGGCACTCAGTTACG GTCGGTATTCCTCAGAAAGTGATGTCTGGAGCTTTGGGATTCTGCTGTGGGAAGCTTTCAGCCTGGGTGCCACACCATATGCCAATATGAGCAACCAGCAGACCCGTGAAACCGTGGAGAAGG GTATTCGTCTGCATGCTCCAGACCAGTGTCCCGAAGAAGTATACCAGCTCATGTTAAAGTGTTGGGAATACGAACCACAGAAACGACCCAGCTTCAGTACCATACTCCAAGACCTGGTTGTGATTCAGAAGAAGCAACGGTGA
- the FES gene encoding tyrosine-protein kinase Fes/Fps isoform X1, whose protein sequence is MGFGLALGCPEGHSALLQLQESEVRLLEGLRKWMGQRAKSDREYAALLHQMHSLAGKQEGGRQPRLGGQIGQCWWSLVTQTEALSQALERHAEALLAGPLNTLALLIQDKQQLHRCYSEQWHQMNQDFIRTTQQEPERLRAQYRSHIRECAQAKRKYQEASKGKELEKAKDRYVRSLWKLYSLHNQYVLALRAAEVQHSLHYKQILPGLLQSLHGLLQETAQITKATLQEYASITSLVQEEMVAVHQAMVRAINRIQPATDYEEFLPTCRCEQQEMPGMVTFDRSLLEEAETEVLQEGQLQLNELTLESLQHTLTSLEEELISATESTDGHRRRVQMLETEIQNDKMAGNPGKRILLLGRQKSLHEACHLFHLALGTQEKLKAQRDLLQQKLDELGPLDPPPVPDLQGDRQSLSSGEQDTERDWGRTPPALEALKHHISGIFRPRVSPPPSLPQLPEVQKPLGQQTWYHGAIPRVEVQKLLQTNGDFLVRESQGKQEYVLSVLWDGQPRHLILQAADNLYRLEGEAFPTIPLLVDHFLKSRQPITKKSGIVLVKPIPKDKWVLDHEDIVLGQRIGQGNFGEVFSGFLRGSNTPVAVKFCRETLPNELKARFLQEAGILKQYSHPNIVRLIGVCTQKQPIYIVMELVKGGDFLTFLRNERAQLTAKELLKMMEDAAAGMEYLASKHCIHRDLAARNCLVTESNTLKISDFGMSREQVDGIYSSTSGMKQIPVKWTAPEALSYGRYSSESDVWSFGILLWEAFSLGATPYANMSNQQTRETVEKGIRLHAPDQCPEEVYQLMLKCWEYEPQKRPSFSTILQDLVVIQKKQR, encoded by the exons ATGGGCTTCGGGCTGGCGCTCGGCTGCCCCGAGGGCCACAGCGCCCTGCTGCAGCTGCAGGAGTCGGAGGTGCGCCTGCTGGAGGGGCTGCGCAAATGGATGGGACAGCGGGCCAAGAGCGACCGGGAGTACGCGGCGTTGCTGCACCAGATGCACAGCCTGGCCGGCAAGCAGGAAGGCGGCCGGCAGCCCCGCCTCGGCGGCCAGATCGGCCAG TGCTggtggtccctggtgacccagaccGAGGCGCTGAGCCAAGCTCTGGAACGCCACGCAGAAGCCCTGCTGGCTGGACCCCTGAACACGCTGGCCCTGCTCATCCAAGACAAGCAGCAGCTGCACCGATGCTATAGTGAACAGTGGCATCAAATGAACCAGGATTTCATCCGG ACCACTCAACAAGAGCCTGAGCGCCTGAGAGCCCAGTACCGCAGCCACATCCGTGAGTGCGCACAGGCAAAGCGCAAATACCAGGAGGCCAGCAAAG GCAAGGAACTTGAGAAGGCCAAGGACAGGTATGTCCGCAGCCTCTGGAAGCTCTACTCCCTGCACAACCAGTACGTGCTAGCCCTGCGAGCTGCGGAGGTGCAGCACAGCCTTCACTATAAGCAGATCCTGCCTGGCCTCCTCCAGTCCCTGCATGGCCTTTTGCAGGAGACAGCCCAGATCAC GAAGGCAACCCTGCAAGAATATGCCAGCATCACAAGCCTGGTACAGGAGGAGATGGTGGCTGTGCACCAAGCCATGGTCAGGGCCATCAACCGCATCCAGCCGGCCACTGACTATGAAGAGTTCCTCCCCACTTGCAG GTGTGAGCAGCAGGAGATGCCAGGCATGGTGACTTTTGATAGGAGTTTGCTAGAGGAAGCCGAGACAGAGGTCTTGCAAGAGGGGCAGCTCCAGTTGAATGAACTCACCCTGGAAAGCCTGCAGCACAC GCTTACCTCCCTGGAGGAGGAACTGATCAGTGCCACAGAGAGCACTGATGGCCATCGCCGGCGTGTCCAGATGCTGGAAACTGAAATCCAGAATGATAAGATGGCAGGAAACCCAGGAAAACG CATCCTCCTCCTGGGAAGGCAGAAGTCCCTGCATGAAGCTTGCCACCTTTTCCATCTTGCTCTGGGCACTCAAGAAAAACTCAAGGCCCAAAGGGATTTGCTGCAACAGAAGCTGGATGAGCTGGGACCCCTGGACCCCCCACCTGTCCCAGATCTGCAGGGCGACCGGCAATCACTCTCTTCCGGG GAGCAGGACACTGAGCGAGATTGGGGCCGAACACCGCCAGCTTTGGAGGCCCTGAAGCATCACATCTCAGGCATTTTTCGTCCACGTGTCTCA CCGCCACCCTCTCTGCCGCAGCTCCCCGAGGTGCAGAAGCCCCTTGGGCAGCAGACCTGGTACCATGGCGCCATTCCCCGTGTGGAGGTACAGAAGCTTCTGCAGACCAATGGTGACTTCTTGGTGCGTGAGAGCCAAGGCAAACAGGAGTACGTCCTCTCAGTGCTGTGGGATGGGCAACCACGACACCTTATCCTGCAGGCTGCTGAT AATCTGTACCGCTTGGAGGGTGAGGCTTTCCCTACCATTCCGCTGCTGGTTGACCATTTCCTGAAGTCCAGGCAGCCCATCACGAAGAAAAGTGGCATTGTACTGGTCAAGCCCATCCCCAAG GACAAGTGGGTGTTGGACCATGAAGACATTGTGCTGGGGCAACGCATTGGGCAG GGCAACTTTGGAGAGGTCTTCAGTGGATTCTTGCGTGGCAGTAACACTCCAGTGGCTGTGAAATTCTGCCGTGAAACGCTTCCAAATGAGCTGAAGGCCCGGTTTCTGCAGGAGGCTGG AATCCTGAAGCAATATAGCCACCCCAATATTGTGCGGCTCATTGGAGTCTGTACTCAGAAGCAGCCAATCTACATTGTCATGGAGCTCGTAAAGG GAGGCGACTTCTTGACCTTCCTGCGCAATGAGAGGGCTCAGCTCACAGCCAAGGAGCTCCTGAAGATGATGGAAGATGCTGCCGCAGGGATGGAGTACCTGGCCAGCAAGCACTGCATCCACCG AGATCTGGCAGCACGGAACTGTTTGGTGACGGAAAGTAACACTCTGAAAATCAGCGATTTTGGGATGTCACGGGAACAAGTGGATGGCATTTACTCCTCCACGAGTGGAATGAAACAAATCCCTGTGAAGTGGACAGCTCCAGAGGCACTCAGTTACG GTCGGTATTCCTCAGAAAGTGATGTCTGGAGCTTTGGGATTCTGCTGTGGGAAGCTTTCAGCCTGGGTGCCACACCATATGCCAATATGAGCAACCAGCAGACCCGTGAAACCGTGGAGAAGG GTATTCGTCTGCATGCTCCAGACCAGTGTCCCGAAGAAGTATACCAGCTCATGTTAAAGTGTTGGGAATACGAACCACAGAAACGACCCAGCTTCAGTACCATACTCCAAGACCTGGTTGTGATTCAGAAGAAGCAACGGTGA
- the FES gene encoding tyrosine-protein kinase Fes/Fps isoform X7, with the protein MVAVHQAMVRAINRIQPATDYEEFLPTCRCEQQEMPGMVTFDRSLLEEAETEVLQEGQLQLNELTLESLQHTLTSLEEELISATESTDGHRRRVQMLETEIQNDKMAGNPGKRILLLGRQKSLHEACHLFHLALGTQEKLKAQRDLLQQKLDELGPLDPPPVPDLQGDRQSLSSGEQDTERDWGRTPPALEALKHHISGIFRPRVSPPPSLPQLPEVQKPLGQQTWYHGAIPRVEVQKLLQTNGDFLVRESQGKQEYVLSVLWDGQPRHLILQAADNLYRLEGEAFPTIPLLVDHFLKSRQPITKKSGIVLVKPIPKDKWVLDHEDIVLGQRIGQGNFGEVFSGFLRGSNTPVAVKFCRETLPNELKARFLQEAGILKQYSHPNIVRLIGVCTQKQPIYIVMELVKGGDFLTFLRNERAQLTAKELLKMMEDAAAGMEYLASKHCIHRDLAARNCLVTESNTLKISDFGMSREQVDGIYSSTSGMKQIPVKWTAPEALSYGRYSSESDVWSFGILLWEAFSLGATPYANMSNQQTRETVEKGIRLHAPDQCPEEVYQLMLKCWEYEPQKRPSFSTILQDLVVIQKKQR; encoded by the exons ATGGTGGCTGTGCACCAAGCCATGGTCAGGGCCATCAACCGCATCCAGCCGGCCACTGACTATGAAGAGTTCCTCCCCACTTGCAG GTGTGAGCAGCAGGAGATGCCAGGCATGGTGACTTTTGATAGGAGTTTGCTAGAGGAAGCCGAGACAGAGGTCTTGCAAGAGGGGCAGCTCCAGTTGAATGAACTCACCCTGGAAAGCCTGCAGCACAC GCTTACCTCCCTGGAGGAGGAACTGATCAGTGCCACAGAGAGCACTGATGGCCATCGCCGGCGTGTCCAGATGCTGGAAACTGAAATCCAGAATGATAAGATGGCAGGAAACCCAGGAAAACG CATCCTCCTCCTGGGAAGGCAGAAGTCCCTGCATGAAGCTTGCCACCTTTTCCATCTTGCTCTGGGCACTCAAGAAAAACTCAAGGCCCAAAGGGATTTGCTGCAACAGAAGCTGGATGAGCTGGGACCCCTGGACCCCCCACCTGTCCCAGATCTGCAGGGCGACCGGCAATCACTCTCTTCCGGG GAGCAGGACACTGAGCGAGATTGGGGCCGAACACCGCCAGCTTTGGAGGCCCTGAAGCATCACATCTCAGGCATTTTTCGTCCACGTGTCTCA CCGCCACCCTCTCTGCCGCAGCTCCCCGAGGTGCAGAAGCCCCTTGGGCAGCAGACCTGGTACCATGGCGCCATTCCCCGTGTGGAGGTACAGAAGCTTCTGCAGACCAATGGTGACTTCTTGGTGCGTGAGAGCCAAGGCAAACAGGAGTACGTCCTCTCAGTGCTGTGGGATGGGCAACCACGACACCTTATCCTGCAGGCTGCTGAT AATCTGTACCGCTTGGAGGGTGAGGCTTTCCCTACCATTCCGCTGCTGGTTGACCATTTCCTGAAGTCCAGGCAGCCCATCACGAAGAAAAGTGGCATTGTACTGGTCAAGCCCATCCCCAAG GACAAGTGGGTGTTGGACCATGAAGACATTGTGCTGGGGCAACGCATTGGGCAG GGCAACTTTGGAGAGGTCTTCAGTGGATTCTTGCGTGGCAGTAACACTCCAGTGGCTGTGAAATTCTGCCGTGAAACGCTTCCAAATGAGCTGAAGGCCCGGTTTCTGCAGGAGGCTGG AATCCTGAAGCAATATAGCCACCCCAATATTGTGCGGCTCATTGGAGTCTGTACTCAGAAGCAGCCAATCTACATTGTCATGGAGCTCGTAAAGG GAGGCGACTTCTTGACCTTCCTGCGCAATGAGAGGGCTCAGCTCACAGCCAAGGAGCTCCTGAAGATGATGGAAGATGCTGCCGCAGGGATGGAGTACCTGGCCAGCAAGCACTGCATCCACCG AGATCTGGCAGCACGGAACTGTTTGGTGACGGAAAGTAACACTCTGAAAATCAGCGATTTTGGGATGTCACGGGAACAAGTGGATGGCATTTACTCCTCCACGAGTGGAATGAAACAAATCCCTGTGAAGTGGACAGCTCCAGAGGCACTCAGTTACG GTCGGTATTCCTCAGAAAGTGATGTCTGGAGCTTTGGGATTCTGCTGTGGGAAGCTTTCAGCCTGGGTGCCACACCATATGCCAATATGAGCAACCAGCAGACCCGTGAAACCGTGGAGAAGG GTATTCGTCTGCATGCTCCAGACCAGTGTCCCGAAGAAGTATACCAGCTCATGTTAAAGTGTTGGGAATACGAACCACAGAAACGACCCAGCTTCAGTACCATACTCCAAGACCTGGTTGTGATTCAGAAGAAGCAACGGTGA